One window from the genome of Anguilla rostrata isolate EN2019 chromosome 5, ASM1855537v3, whole genome shotgun sequence encodes:
- the LOC135255687 gene encoding cytochrome b-c1 complex subunit Rieske, mitochondrial: MMSLAARSGAFSPYLQATNFAVAGPLKAIVPGVVVKGEKVLLDVKKPFLCRESLDGQSPKTGPAVSVSINAGAGIRFAHTDIKLPDFSDYRRPDVLDPKKPSQDNSESRRAFSYLVTGATTVVGVYAAKTVVSQFVSSMSASADVLALSKVEIKLSDVPEGKNVTFKWRGKPLFVRHRTQKEIETEEAVNLAELRDPEHDKDRVLNPEWVIVIGVCTHLGCVPIANAGDYGGYYCPCHGSHYDASGRIRKGPAPLNLEVPYYEFPDEDTVIVG; this comes from the exons ATGATGTCCCTTGCAGCCCGTTCGGGGGCTTTCTCCCCTTATTTACAGGCTACTAATTTCGCAGTAGCTGGGCCGCTCAAAGCTATTGTTCCAGGAGTCGTAGTCAAAGGAGAGAAGGTCCTGCTGGACGTGAAGAAACCTTTCCTATGTCGCGAATCGTTAGACGGTCAGAGCCCCAAGACGGGACCGGCTGTTTCAGTTAGCATCAATG CCGGTGCTGGAATTCGTTTCGCTCACACCGACATCAAGTTGCCAGATTTCTCCGACTACAGACGACCCGATGTCCTGGACCCGAAGAAGCCTTCCCAGGACAACAGCGAGTCACGGCGAGCCTTCTCCTACCTGGTCACCGGCGCCACCACCGTTGTGGGCGTGTACGCCGCCAAGACGGTGGTGTCGCAGTTTGTCTCGTCGATGAGCGCGTCGGCCGATGTCCTGGCCCTGTCCAAGGTGGAGATCAAGCTGAGCGACGTCCCCGAGGGCAAGAACGTGACCTTCAAGTGGAGAGGCAAGCCGTTGTTCGTCCGCCACCGCACGCAGAAGGAGATCGAGACGGAGGAGGCGGTCAACCTGGCCGAGCTGCGCGACCCCGAGCACGACAAGGACAGGGTGTTGAACCCCGAGTGGGTCATCGTCATCGGCGTCTGCACCCACCTGGGCTGCGTGCCCATCGCCAACGCCGGCGATTACGGCGGCTACTACTGCCCCTGCCACGGCTCCCATTACGACGCCTCGGGCCGCATCCGcaagggccccgcccccctcaacCTGGAGGTGCCCTACTACGAGTTCCCAGATGAGGACACGGTCATCGTCGGCTAG